The genome window GAGGCCGCGGGCGTCGGGGTGGCGACGGTCTCCCGGGTGTTCTCGGGCGGGCCGGTCAGCGACGAGACCCGCGAGAAGGTGCTCGCCGCGGCAGCGCGGCTCGACTACCGCCCGAGCGCGCTCGGCCGCAACCTGCGGCAACGGCGGAGGGGCGGGATCGGGCTCCTCGTCCCGGACATCACCGACGGCTTCTACGCCGGGCTCGCCGACGGCGTGCTCGCCTGCGCCCGCTCGTACGGCGAGCCGGTCACCGTCGGGGTCACCGGGGACGACCCCGAGCAGGAGGCCGAGATGATCGGCACGATGATCGAGCAGAGCATGGACCGCATCGTCGCGGTGCCCACGGGCGACGCGGAGATGTGGGCCCCCGCGCTCCGCGCCGGGCTGGAGGTGATCTTCGCCGAGCGCCGGGTGCGGCCGGACGTGCCCGGGGTGCTCACCGACGACGCCTCCGGGGTCCGCACCGCGCTGGAGTACCTCACCGGCCTCGGCCACCGGCGGATCGCCTTCCTCGCGCAGCGGGGGCAGTCCCGCCGGGTGGCCGCCTTCACCGACGCGCTCACCGCGCTCGGCATCCAGGCCGACCCCGAGCTCATCGTGCACGCCCGCGCCTCCCGGGACTCGGCCTACGCGGTCGCGGCCGGCCTGCTGCAGAGCCGTACCGACCTCACGGCGATCATCGCCGGGAGCAACCTGCTCGGCGAGGCGGTCGTGCTCGCCGCGCGGGAGCTCGCGGTCCGGATCCCGAGAGACCTGTCGCTGATCATGTTCGACGACGTGCCCTGGGCCGAGCTGTGCTCGCCGCCGCTCACCGTGATCGCCCGGCCCGCCCAGGACGTCGGGTACCGGGCGGCCGAGCTCGCGCTCCGGCAGGGCCGCCGGCCCAAGACGGTCACGCTCCCGGCCGGGCTGATCGTGCGGGCGAGCTGCGGACCGCGGCGCGCGGCCGGGTACTGGCGCTGACCCCGCGGACGCCGCGGGTCACCCCAGCCCCAGGCGGCCACCACGCGGGATCAGGGCGCGGGCAAAGAATCGGCGGGCCCATGTCGCCGATGGCCCGAGTGCGGCGGTCCGTCGTATTTCAATCCGGTCCATGAGGACTCGTCGCGGTGCCCGCCGGAGCAAGGGTCCGGCGAAGGGCGAGCGGACGGCCGCGCTCACCGGGCGCGGACCGATGGCGGGCGCGGGCATGCCCGCCTTCCGCACGCGACCCGGCGACAAGGACCGACTTGGACGGTAACCGACGTAGCAACGGCAACCGGAACGTGCTTCGCGGCACGGCAACGATGATCGCTTCCACGGTGCTCGGCGGGTGGTGCGCTCTCCCCGCGTGGGCGGGCGAGCCCGACCCCAAGCCGGCCCACGTGCGGGTGTGGCGGACCCGGGCCACGGCCGGCCCGGAGCAGAAGGCCCCGCTGAAGACCCGCTTGAAGGCGTACGCCTTCCGCCTGCTCACCCGGTACGCCTGGCGTGGCGGGGAGCAGTTCCGCTGCCTGGACAGCCTGTGGACCCGGGAGAGCAACTGGAACCACCGGGCCAAGAACCCCACCTCGGGCGCGTACGGGATCCCCCAGGCGCTGCCCGCCGGGAAGATGCGGAGCGCCGGCCCGGACTGGCGGTCGAACCCGCGGACGCAGATCCGCTGGGGGCTGCGCTACATCAAGGAGCGGTACGGCACGCCGTGCGCGGCGTGGGACCACTTCCGCGCGCACAACTGGTACTGAGCGCGCACCCCGCGTACTGAGCACGCGCCCCGGACCGGGGTGGCGGGCCCGCCCGATGGTGACGAGAACGCGTCCGGCCGGACCGGTCATGAGCCGGGCCATCGTCAGGCGCCGATGCGGGGAAGGCGGCCGCGGCAGCCGGTGGCCGTGTCCGGCCGGGCGATCGCCCGCGCGGGCGCTCCGGGCGCGGTCCCGGATCAGGGCACCGCGCCGAGCACGCACAGCAGCGCGCCCGCGGCCGCGGCGAGCGTGCCGAGCCAGGCGAGCCGGGCGTCGGCCGTCGCGTCGCCCCGTGCGCCGGCGCGTCCCGCCCGCAAGGTCCGCCGGTACCGCACCCCGGTCCGGGTGAGCAGGACCGCGCCGGCGAGCAGGGTGAGCGTGAAGCACGCCGGCGCCGGTGGCGGGGCGCCGTGGCGGAGCGCCGTGTCCAGGCCGGCGATGCCGCCGCCCACGAGGATCACGGCCGTGCGGATCCAGGCGAGCACGGTCCGCTCGCCGTGCAGGCCGGGCCGCTCGGCCTCCCGGCCCGGCCGCCGCCCGGGCGTCACCGGAAGGACAGGAGACCGACGAGGGCGAGCAGGGCCACCGCGGCCACGCCGTACCCGAGCACCGGGGCGATCACGGGCGGCGGGAGCGGGCC of Thermobispora bispora DSM 43833 contains these proteins:
- a CDS encoding transglycosylase SLT domain-containing protein, which encodes MIASTVLGGWCALPAWAGEPDPKPAHVRVWRTRATAGPEQKAPLKTRLKAYAFRLLTRYAWRGGEQFRCLDSLWTRESNWNHRAKNPTSGAYGIPQALPAGKMRSAGPDWRSNPRTQIRWGLRYIKERYGTPCAAWDHFRAHNWY
- a CDS encoding DUF202 domain-containing protein; protein product: MTPGRRPGREAERPGLHGERTVLAWIRTAVILVGGGIAGLDTALRHGAPPPAPACFTLTLLAGAVLLTRTGVRYRRTLRAGRAGARGDATADARLAWLGTLAAAAGALLCVLGAVP
- a CDS encoding LacI family DNA-binding transcriptional regulator → MAEAAGVGVATVSRVFSGGPVSDETREKVLAAAARLDYRPSALGRNLRQRRRGGIGLLVPDITDGFYAGLADGVLACARSYGEPVTVGVTGDDPEQEAEMIGTMIEQSMDRIVAVPTGDAEMWAPALRAGLEVIFAERRVRPDVPGVLTDDASGVRTALEYLTGLGHRRIAFLAQRGQSRRVAAFTDALTALGIQADPELIVHARASRDSAYAVAAGLLQSRTDLTAIIAGSNLLGEAVVLAARELAVRIPRDLSLIMFDDVPWAELCSPPLTVIARPAQDVGYRAAELALRQGRRPKTVTLPAGLIVRASCGPRRAAGYWR